The sequence below is a genomic window from Draconibacterium halophilum.
TTGTGTGGTATCCTGAAGTTGCTGCAACATTGGAGTTTCCACATTTTTAATGTTTACCAGCGAAAAAAGCAACACACACGAAACCATCGCTGCTTTTAAGGGCAGGTTCGACCAGGAGAATATCCAGCCAAATAGTCCGAGGAAAGAATTTTGCGTGGTTTTGTAGCCGCGGCTTTTCACCATAAAAGCGTATTCCAAACGGCCACGAACCGCTTCATCGGGGAAATGATTCGTTGCATCTTCCTGAAAGATAGAACTTAATTCATTGTCGTTTATCCTATTGTTTTTCATACTGTTCTGTTTAAAGTAACTCTTTATCAGCCATTTTTTTTGTGAGCGCGGTGCGCGCATAATACAATCTCGATTTAATGGTTCCTACCGGTAATTCCAGTATCTCCGAGATTTCTTTCAGACTAAAATTTTCCTTGTATTTCAGCAGCAAAATTGCTTTCTGATCTTCTTCCAGATTTTCAATTTCAGCAAATAATTCGCTGATGAGGTTTTCTTTGTTCCTCGTCTCTTCGTACGAATTTTCGTTGCTCAGAAATTGCTCTGGATTTTCATCTTTACATACAATTTTTCGCACTTCGCGGTTGCGGTACTCGTTTTTACACATGTTGTGCGCCACCGTAAAAATCCAGCTTGTAAATTTGTTTCCGGGTTTAAAAAGTTCCGGTTTGTTGATGATCTTCAGAAAAATGTCTTGTAAAAAATCGTTGGCCACTTCTTTGTCGTTGCCCAGCATACGAAAAAAATAGTAGTACAAACGCAGATTAAATCGTTCGTACAATTCGGAGAAAGCCGACTGGTTGCCATTTTTTATGGCTGTCATCAGCTCTTCGTTTGTTAACCGGGAGATATTTTTCTTCTTTAAAATCACTTGCGTTTAAAAATAAGAAAAATCATTGATCCGTAGGCTGCCAAAATGATTATTGGTGCAAGTGTAATTCTACGAAAACTAAAAATAGCGTCGTTAAATTCGCCCTCAACAGCTTTCGGGCCTGACATTAATCCGAAGCCCATTATTAATAAGATTATAACTAATGCGAGGAGAAGATATTTTTTACGGTAAAAAATTTCCATGTTTATTCTTAATTATACCTTTACGAAAGGGTATACACCCAAAAAATAAAAGGTTCAGAATTTATGCAAAAAAAAGTAGAAGAGTTTAAACGCTTGCTGGATATAATGGACGAATTGCGCGAGAAATGTCCGTGGGATAAAAAACAAACGCTGGAATCGTTACGCAAACTAACCATTGAAGAAACCTACGAATTGGGAGATGCCATTTTACAAAACGATTTACAGGAGATAAAAAAAGAGTTGGGCGACATACTATTGCATATTGTTTTTTACGCCAAAATAGGTGATGAAAAAGGAGCTTTCGATATTGGCGATGTGCTGGAAGGAATAAACGAAAAGCTGATTTATCGTCATCCGCATATTTTTGGCGATGTGGATGTTGAAGGCTCGGCAGATAAAGTTGCTGAAAACTGGGAAGCCTTAAAACTGAAAGAAAAAGGTGGCAATAAACGTGTTTTAGAAGGTGTGCCTGCTGCCATGCCTGCACTAGTAAAAGCCAACCGTATTCAGGAAAAAGTGAGAGGCGTGGGTTTCGACTGGGAATACAAAGAACAGGTTTGGGATAAAGTTAAAGAAGAGGTTGACGAGTTAAGTGTTGAGATCAACAAAGCCGACAAAGATAAAATGGAGGCCGAGTTTGGTGATCTGCTTTTTGCCGTTGTAAATGCTGCGCGTTTGTACGACATCGATCCGGAGGCAGCACTGGAGCGTACCAATATAAAATTTATAAAACGCTTTAATTACCTCGAAAGTAAAACCCTTATGCAGGGAAAAAGCCTGCACGATATGAGGCTTGCCGAAATGGATGAGATTTGGGAAGAGGCTAAGAAGGAGGAGTAGGTTTTAAGGCAAAAGGTAAAAGTAGAAACTTGCAAGTTACAAGTCGCAGGTTTTACAGTGAATCGGCAGTTGGCAAAGTAGCATTGGACAGTCTCGGTTTACAGTCTCAATTGGCAGTTTCTTAAATTCAAGGCAAAAGGAAGCGAGTAAAGATTAAAGATGAGTGTGGCAGTATGAGGTATTCTATTTTAATCTGTCAGCCGTAATTATTCTAAAAGTGTTGCTATTAATTGTTAGTCTAATATTACGTGCCTTATTTGTTATGTAGACATTTTTACCTTTTTGTTGAAAATCGGATTCTTCTGTTTCGTTTATAACTGAGCCAATTATTTCTTCAATTTTGTCGTTAGAGAGTTCGCTATTTAGTTTTTTATTAATTCTGTCATAAACAAGATCGGTGTAACAAATTCTGGCTATTATTTCATTCTTTAAACTTTTCATAAATCTTTTGCTTCGCCTTCAATTCAAGCATTCAGGCATTCAAAATTTCAAACCCTCAAATCCTTCAATCTGCTTGCAACTTCTTCATTAACCAACTCATATTCTCCGCCAGCGTTCGAATAGTGTTAATGCCTTCTTCGTCCTGGAGTACATCGCCCTGATTTTTACCAAAAGCAAAGTTCCAGTAACTTGAGCCGGGAACAATCATCTGGTTAATCAGAAAAAAGCGATTCATGGTATCGAAAGTAGGTAAGGCACCACCTCGGCGCACTGAAATTACGCCGGCACCAACTTTTCGTTTTAGCAAATGACCGTTGCCGCGTGTAACATAACCGGCCACATCTATTAAGGCTTTTATCTCGGTGCTAACGTCGGCAAAGTAAACGGGAGTACCCAAAATAATACCATCGGCTTCAATCATTTTCTCGATGCAAATATTCAACAGATCGTTTTTAATGTGGCATTTCCGGTCCTGAATTTCGCGACATTTACCACAAGCTGTACAACCGTGAACCGGTTTATTCCCCAGCTGAACGACTTCGGTTTCTATTCCTTCTGATTGAAAGATCTTAAATGTTTCTTCAATTAAAATAGATGTGTTTCCGTTGCGTCTCGGGCTTCCGTTAAAGGCTACTACTTTCATGTATTAAATTGTTGAATTGAGAATTTGTAAAACTGATAATTTGTAAAATTAATTATTGTTGGAATACGTATGCGATAATGTTGGCGCCCATTTTTAGCGCTTTTTGGCGCAGATCTTCCGGGTCGTTGTGTACGTCAATATCTTCCCAGCCATCGCCAAGGTCGGTTTCGAATGTGTAAAAGCAAACCAGCCTGTCGTCGACAAATAACCCAAAAGCCTGTGGTTGTTTATTGTCGTGCTCGTGTATTTTCGGAATGCCTTCGTTAAAATCGTATTTCTGATGGTAGATATCGTGCGATGGAGGCAGCTCTACAAATTCCTGGTCGGGAAAAACCTTTTTCATTTCGCGGCGGATGTATTCGTCCAATCCGTAATTATCGTCGATGTGTAAAAAACCACCGCCTTCAAGGTAAACGCGTAAATTCATCGCGTCGTTTTCAGATAATATGATGTTTCCGTGACCGGTTAAATGCACAAACGGGAAATTAAATAACTCGGGGCTGCCAATTTCAATAGTCGAAGGTTCGGGGTTTATATTGGTTTTCAGATTTTCGTTACAAAACTCGATGAGGTTGGGCAGGGCAGTAGGATCGGAATACCAGTCGCCGCCGCCGTTGTATTTCAATAAAGCAATTTTTACACTGCTGCCTTGTGCTACCGACCCGAGGGTAAAAAGAAGAAACAGGAATAAAAATGAAATTCGCATCGTTAAAATTTTCCGTAAAATACGATTCCTCGCCGAGATGAAAAAATGGTATACCAATCAATTTTCTCCGAAAACAAAAACTAACTATCCATTGTGCCCTGCATCAGTAAATTAAGGGCTTCGTTGAAAGAGCCGGCAGCAGTAATTTCTCCTGAATTTACAAAAAAGATCTCGTCGGCATTCTCGATGGTATTTAAGCGGTGAGCGATAATAACTTTTGTCGTCGATTCGGGCAAATTGCTAATGATCGTTTCCAGTTGTTGTTCGGTAACGGTATCGATATTGGCAGTGGCTTCATCAAGAATTAGCAGCTCGGGTTTGCGCAAAATGGCCCGCATAAAAGCAATCAGCTGTTTTTGCCCCAGGCTTATTCCATCACCGGTCATTTGAATTGGCGTTTCCAGTCCACGGTCGAAACGTTGCAATAAACTTCCCAGCCCGGCTTGTTCCATCAATTGTTCGAGCTCGTCATTGCTCATCGATTTTAATGCTTCATTTCCATAAAGAATATTTTCCCTTACGTTTCCCGTGAAGAGAATTGGCTCCTGCAAAATGACTCCTATTTTATCAGCTCTTTCACTTGCTTTGTACGATTTTATATCGCGGCCATCAAGCAGCAGCGTCCCTTTTGTGGCATCGTATAAGCGGGCAATCAATGAGGCAGTGGTTGTTTTTCCACCACCGGTTGGCCCGATAAAAGCATAGGTTTTTCCACGCTCCAGGTTAAAGCTTACTTTGTGCAACACTTCTTTTCCGTTTGGGTAGCTAAACGAAACATCTTTAAAATGCACAAGCGATGAACTTGCATGTGTTTCTTTGTCGTGGTTTATGTTCAGGTTGCTTTCCAATGAGAGCAAATAGGAGATTCTGTCCCATGCTGCCAGGGCTTGTTGAAAGTTGGCCCAAAGTATGGCTAGCTGTCGTAAGGGATTGTAAAAGTTGGCAACGTAGGCAATAAAACTAATCAGCAAACCAACGCTAAAATTCCCCTGAATAATGAGCCAAATTCCTAAAGCTAGAACAATCAATTGTCCTACATTAGCAGCAAAAGTATAAACCGGGTTGAGTACATTGTTGGCAATACCGGCATAAACCGAGCGTCTGTAGTTTTCCTGGTTCACTTTCATAAACCGTTTACGGAAATAATCGCGACGGTTAAAAGCCACTACCACTTTAAAGTTGGCCAGACTTTCCTGTATTTCGGCCGATAAATTACCCAGGCTTTCAAGGCTGGCCTCGTTTTTACGACGAATCCACGGCGAAATAAGTTTGGTAAATATCAACAGGAAAAGGGCAGGAGAGAGTGCTGCCAATCCCAGTGGTAGATTGATCGCCAATAGCAGAATTCCCGCTCCGGTCATGGTAATTATTCCGCCAATAAAACGCATCAGCGATTGCGAGAAGAATTCATTTACTTTTTGTGTGTCGTTATTGATGCGTGAAATGAGATCGCCCGACTTGTTTTGGTTGAAAAAATCGAGCGGTAATTCCTGTAATTTGTTAAATACTGAGTTGCGAAGACTATACAACATTCGCTGTCCGATGCCGCCCATCATAATCATTTGCGCGTAATTTACGAAGAAAGCCAGTATGTACATGGCCAGTAAAATTCCGGCAAAAAGCAGCACTCCATTGTAATCTTTGGTTTGCACGTAATTGTCGATTGTATATCCAATAACATATGCTCCCGCTAAACTTAATCCTGCATTCAACGAAATTGCTGCAAAAGCTATTATCAGGTTACGTCGTTCGCCACTAATAATTGCAACCAGTTTTTTTAACGATGCCAGTAAAGGGAGTTTCTTTACTGCATTTTTCGATTTTTTATCCAGATTATAATTCATAGTGGTTTGTGCTTTTTTGTGAATTATAAATCTGAATGTATTCGGGCGAGTGTTCTTTCAAGTAGTCATGACTTCCTGTTGCAACTATTTCGCCTTCCATCAGCAGAATAATCTGATCAAAATCTTTTACCGGCGCAATTTTCTGCGTTACTGAAACCAGCGTTAGGTCGGGATAGTTTTTATGAATATTGGCAAGTATTTTATCCTCGGTTTTACGATCGACACGCGATGTGAAATCATCGAGCAGGAGTATTTTTGGATTCAGTGCTAAAGCACGCGCCAGCATAATACGCTGTTTTTGTCCGCCCGACAAACTGGTTCCCCGCTCCGATGCTATGGTATCGAGCTTTTGTGGCAGGGTATTGGTGAATTCAGAAAGTTCGGCTGTTGCTACTGCCTTTTGCAGGTCTTCTTCAGAAACCTTGTCGTTAAAAGCCACGTTTTCCCGAAGGCTCATGTTGAAAATTACATTGTCCTGAAAAACAAAGCCAACCTGCCGGTTCAGTACTTCGCTGGTATAGTCATTTGCCTGAACATTGTCGATGGTAACCTCTCCTGATTCAGGAGGAATAAGATTGGTAAGCAAATAGAGTAACTGACTTTTTCCGGCAGCTGTTGGTCCGATAATCGCTGTTTTACTTCCGGCTTTTATATCGAATGAAATATTCTTTAGCACCGGTTTTTTATCGTAACTAAGGTTTACTTTTTCGAGCTTTATATTTCCTGCAATTCCGGATGCTACCGTTCCTCGGTCGACAGGCAATTTTGCATCCAGTACTTGTCTTATTCTGCTGTGTGAAGCCGTTGCCGAGGCGATAATATTGCTCATAAATCCAATCATCATAACCGGAAAAATTAGCATCATCACATAGCTGTTAAATGCAGCAAAATTACCAAGTGAAAGCGACCCCATAACCACATAATGACCACCCAATGCCAGAATGATTACGATGGCGAAGTTGGCAACAAAAGTTACTATGGGAATAAGCACGGAAAAAAGGCGAACAATGGAAAGTCCCAGATCACGCGACTCAACGTTTTTTTCTACAAACTTCAGAATTTCGGGTTGATGTGCGTTTAATACTCTGATAAGTGCCGATCCTAAAATACTTTCGTTTATAACACGGTTAAGGGCATCAATTAATTCGCGACTTTTCTTAAAAAGAACTTTTACTTTTTTGAATACAATATAAAATGCCACCGACAAAATGGGCACTATCGTGAGCACCGCCAGTGCCAGCTTCCAGTTGATGGAAATAAGCAAAACAGCCACCCCGATGATAACAAACAACGACGAAATAATGGATACAAAAGCTTGCGAGACAAACATCTTTACTGAATCCATATCAGAGGTAAGGTTGGTAAGGAGTTTCGAAGGGTTTGCTTTTAGGACAAAGAGATAGCTTTGCTGTGAAATTTTTTTGGCCAGTTTGTTGCGCAAATCTTTGGCCACTTTTTCGGCGGTAAGTGTTTGTACTACTCCCTGAAGAAAAGTAAAAAGGAATATGCCGAATGCAGCCACCATAAACTCTGTAATAATATTTCGTGCATCGAATTCGTTAGCCGTAAAAGCATCAATAGCACGTGCTATAATACGCGGAATAAAAAGGTTAATACCACTCCCTGCTAATGCCATTAAAGTTAAGCCTGCGACAAGTAGTTTGTAGGGGCCAAGTACACGAAACAAGCCTCCGCGTTGTTTTGCTGCTGTGTTTTTATTTTGCGTTTTGCGCATGTATCAAAAAATGTGGTGCAAATCTATCCAATTAAACCGTTCAAAGCCCAAAATGATTAAATGGATGCCAACTAATTGATGAAAAATTTTTCGGAAATTTTACAACATGCAGATTAACAGTTCTTTATTTTTGCTGAGTAGGTGTTGTTGTTGGATCATTGCGCTCGGATAGATTGAAATACTGAAAGGCCTGAAATGTAAATGGAATAATTAGGAGGGTGGTGGTAACAACCGAAGAAATACCATTAAGCACCCAAAACCAATTTGGATAATCAGTGGGATTGGTCATCTCGGAAGAAAAAATAGTTGATGAAATGCCCATTATCATTGATGGAATAGAAAGAACAAGGCCAACTACGTATACAATAATTAAGGCAATAAGGTTGAGCAAAAGTGTATTCCACCAACTTGAATTTACCAGTTTCCACGAGCGACTCATCGCATCGCCAATTCCTTTCTTTTCGAAAATAAGTATGAATACGATTAGTGACAGGGTGTTGGCAAAATACAATCCGGGCACAATAAACATCATGGCACCAAAAAATACGATAATTACAAAGATGAGGTTAGCCCCAAGCGCCAGGAAACTATTCGAAAAAAAATTCGGACTAATATCAGCCAGTTTAAAATTTCCTTTTCCGTGTTTTATGTAAGCCTCAAGATAGCTGTAGTAGGTGCCAACAAGTAGCGACTGCACAAACAGACCAAAAAACATAAACATAAACAGATTGAGGTAGAAAGGCCCGATGTCGGCCATAAGACTTTCGGGATTGGAAAGATCGAACTGACTTAACACATTACGTTGAAAATATACCTGTGCACCGGCATATAAAACAATAAAAGGCAGCACATAAATACCTATCATTCGCAACAACGCTTGTGATTCTTGTTTTAAAAAATCGAATGAATCGGAAATGATAACACCCAGGTCGCGTTGTTTGCGAAATCGGATTTCTTTTTGCTCCATGAAATAATAAGGCTTTATTCAAATGTCTTTATATCAATTTGATATTTGTTACGCTCGCTTGCACTTCTCGAAACCAGTTCGCCAAGGAATCCTGCCAGAAAAAATTGTCCACCAATAATCATTGATGTTAATGCAATATAGAAATACGGGCTATCAGTAATTAAATGACCGGTAATACCCTGATTCAGCTGAATGATTTTTTCAACGCCGAGGTAAGCTGCCGCTGCAAATCCAACAAAAAAGATGAGTGCCCCCAAAATGCCAAAAAAATGCATGGGGCGTTTCACAAAGCGCGAAATAAACATTACCGAAAGTAAATCGAGCGGACCACGAACAAAACGCTCGAGGCCAAATTTAGTAACTCCGTATTTGCGTTCGGCATGTACAACTACTTTTTCGCCAATGTTATTGTAACCGGCCCATTTTGCAAGTACCGGAATGTAGCGGTGCATTTCGCCGTAAACTTCAATGCTTTTTATTACATTTTTACGATAAGCTTTCAAGCCACAGTTCATGTCGTGCAACTTAATTCCACTCATTCGGCGAACTGTCCAGTTGTATAATTTGCTGGGTATGTTTTTGGTGAGAACCGGGTCGAAACGTTTCTTTTTCCAGCCCGAAACCAAGTCGAAACCGTCTTCTTTTATCATCCGGAATAACTCCGGAATTTCATCGGGACTATCCTGAAGATCGGCATCCATGGTAATAACTACATCGCCCTGAACAGCCTCAAAACCGCAATATAATGCAGCAGATTTTCCGTAATTTCGCCTGAATTTAATTCCTTTAATGCTCGAATTTTCTTTTTGAAGTTGCTCTACCACTTTCCATGAATTGTCGTGGCTTCCATCATCAATCATCATAATTTCATACGAGAAATTATTTTTCTCCATCACTTTTTTTATCCACGCCGCCAGCTCGGGAAGCGACTCCTCTTCATTAAACAGGGGAATAACTACGGAAATATCCATTAAAATCGCCTTTGTAAATTATTAATAAGAATCTTCAACTTTCTTTTTTGCAATTGCTGCAACTATAAGCGAAATTATGATTCCGCCAATCAGCCCTGACATTGCTGTTTGTTGTAGTGTTTTTGCTATTGTAGGCACCTCTTCAAATTGTTCCATTGCCTGGTCGATATTTGCATCAGGAACGCCATTGCTTTCCATAAATGCCAGGGTTTTTTGCTGCATTGTAGCCATAAGGTTTTCCATGTAATCGGGAGCAATAAAGCTGTGGAAAATGAAATTATAAATCAGCAAGATTACCGTTGATACTATTATTACCAGCATCGCAAACTTAAAAGCTTCAACAAAACTAATGTAACCTCCAAA
It includes:
- a CDS encoding ABC transporter ATP-binding protein, translating into MNYNLDKKSKNAVKKLPLLASLKKLVAIISGERRNLIIAFAAISLNAGLSLAGAYVIGYTIDNYVQTKDYNGVLLFAGILLAMYILAFFVNYAQMIMMGGIGQRMLYSLRNSVFNKLQELPLDFFNQNKSGDLISRINNDTQKVNEFFSQSLMRFIGGIITMTGAGILLLAINLPLGLAALSPALFLLIFTKLISPWIRRKNEASLESLGNLSAEIQESLANFKVVVAFNRRDYFRKRFMKVNQENYRRSVYAGIANNVLNPVYTFAANVGQLIVLALGIWLIIQGNFSVGLLISFIAYVANFYNPLRQLAILWANFQQALAAWDRISYLLSLESNLNINHDKETHASSSLVHFKDVSFSYPNGKEVLHKVSFNLERGKTYAFIGPTGGGKTTTASLIARLYDATKGTLLLDGRDIKSYKASERADKIGVILQEPILFTGNVRENILYGNEALKSMSNDELEQLMEQAGLGSLLQRFDRGLETPIQMTGDGISLGQKQLIAFMRAILRKPELLILDEATANIDTVTEQQLETIISNLPESTTKVIIAHRLNTIENADEIFFVNSGEITAAGSFNEALNLLMQGTMDS
- the mazG gene encoding nucleoside triphosphate pyrophosphohydrolase, whose amino-acid sequence is MQKKVEEFKRLLDIMDELREKCPWDKKQTLESLRKLTIEETYELGDAILQNDLQEIKKELGDILLHIVFYAKIGDEKGAFDIGDVLEGINEKLIYRHPHIFGDVDVEGSADKVAENWEALKLKEKGGNKRVLEGVPAAMPALVKANRIQEKVRGVGFDWEYKEQVWDKVKEEVDELSVEINKADKDKMEAEFGDLLFAVVNAARLYDIDPEAALERTNIKFIKRFNYLESKTLMQGKSLHDMRLAEMDEIWEEAKKEE
- a CDS encoding DUF3781 domain-containing protein, whose amino-acid sequence is MKSLKNEIIARICYTDLVYDRINKKLNSELSNDKIEEIIGSVINETEESDFQQKGKNVYITNKARNIRLTINSNTFRIITADRLK
- a CDS encoding RNA polymerase sigma factor, translated to MTAIKNGNQSAFSELYERFNLRLYYYFFRMLGNDKEVANDFLQDIFLKIINKPELFKPGNKFTSWIFTVAHNMCKNEYRNREVRKIVCKDENPEQFLSNENSYEETRNKENLISELFAEIENLEEDQKAILLLKYKENFSLKEISEILELPVGTIKSRLYYARTALTKKMADKELL
- a CDS encoding glycosyltransferase family 2 protein, whose protein sequence is MDISVVIPLFNEEESLPELAAWIKKVMEKNNFSYEIMMIDDGSHDNSWKVVEQLQKENSSIKGIKFRRNYGKSAALYCGFEAVQGDVVITMDADLQDSPDEIPELFRMIKEDGFDLVSGWKKKRFDPVLTKNIPSKLYNWTVRRMSGIKLHDMNCGLKAYRKNVIKSIEVYGEMHRYIPVLAKWAGYNNIGEKVVVHAERKYGVTKFGLERFVRGPLDLLSVMFISRFVKRPMHFFGILGALIFFVGFAAAAYLGVEKIIQLNQGITGHLITDSPYFYIALTSMIIGGQFFLAGFLGELVSRSASERNKYQIDIKTFE
- a CDS encoding DUF3098 domain-containing protein is translated as MEIFYRKKYLLLALVIILLIMGFGLMSGPKAVEGEFNDAIFSFRRITLAPIIILAAYGSMIFLIFKRK
- a CDS encoding flavodoxin family protein encodes the protein MKVVAFNGSPRRNGNTSILIEETFKIFQSEGIETEVVQLGNKPVHGCTACGKCREIQDRKCHIKNDLLNICIEKMIEADGIILGTPVYFADVSTEIKALIDVAGYVTRGNGHLLKRKVGAGVISVRRGGALPTFDTMNRFFLINQMIVPGSSYWNFAFGKNQGDVLQDEEGINTIRTLAENMSWLMKKLQAD
- a CDS encoding ABC transporter ATP-binding protein, with product MRKTQNKNTAAKQRGGLFRVLGPYKLLVAGLTLMALAGSGINLFIPRIIARAIDAFTANEFDARNIITEFMVAAFGIFLFTFLQGVVQTLTAEKVAKDLRNKLAKKISQQSYLFVLKANPSKLLTNLTSDMDSVKMFVSQAFVSIISSLFVIIGVAVLLISINWKLALAVLTIVPILSVAFYIVFKKVKVLFKKSRELIDALNRVINESILGSALIRVLNAHQPEILKFVEKNVESRDLGLSIVRLFSVLIPIVTFVANFAIVIILALGGHYVVMGSLSLGNFAAFNSYVMMLIFPVMMIGFMSNIIASATASHSRIRQVLDAKLPVDRGTVASGIAGNIKLEKVNLSYDKKPVLKNISFDIKAGSKTAIIGPTAAGKSQLLYLLTNLIPPESGEVTIDNVQANDYTSEVLNRQVGFVFQDNVIFNMSLRENVAFNDKVSEEDLQKAVATAELSEFTNTLPQKLDTIASERGTSLSGGQKQRIMLARALALNPKILLLDDFTSRVDRKTEDKILANIHKNYPDLTLVSVTQKIAPVKDFDQIILLMEGEIVATGSHDYLKEHSPEYIQIYNSQKSTNHYEL
- a CDS encoding DUF4159 domain-containing protein; protein product: MRISFLFLFLLFTLGSVAQGSSVKIALLKYNGGGDWYSDPTALPNLIEFCNENLKTNINPEPSTIEIGSPELFNFPFVHLTGHGNIILSENDAMNLRVYLEGGGFLHIDDNYGLDEYIRREMKKVFPDQEFVELPPSHDIYHQKYDFNEGIPKIHEHDNKQPQAFGLFVDDRLVCFYTFETDLGDGWEDIDVHNDPEDLRQKALKMGANIIAYVFQQ
- a CDS encoding DUF4199 domain-containing protein, encoding MEQKSSTLLKSSLTYGIYAALISIFLSVVIWAGGLMESMGMFGSVIIAISSLVISFVVLLIFTKNYRNKEFGGYISFVEAFKFAMLVIIVSTVILLIYNFIFHSFIAPDYMENLMATMQQKTLAFMESNGVPDANIDQAMEQFEEVPTIAKTLQQTAMSGLIGGIIISLIVAAIAKKKVEDSY